From the Takifugu flavidus isolate HTHZ2018 chromosome 12, ASM371156v2, whole genome shotgun sequence genome, one window contains:
- the LOC130534591 gene encoding mitogen-activated protein kinase kinase kinase kinase 5-like, producing MDFQHRLALDISTRNPQEDFEILLRVGGGTYGDVYKARNKQNGELAAIKVIKMEPEDDFSIIQQEIVIVKSCKHPNIVAYYGSYIRANKLWICMEFCGGGSLQDVYHVTGPLSEPQIAYISREMLQGLDYLHAQKKIHRDIKGANVLLNDQGEVKLADFGISAQITATLARRMSFIGTPYWMAPEVAAVEIKGGYNELCDIWSVGITAIELAELQPPLFDVHPLRVLFLMSKSGYQPPKLKDKSKWSAHFYNFVKSMLVRNPKKRPNAAKMLAHVFLTQQCLNRELTLDLLEKFHNPEKIRTCLVTDDDDMELMAPKSLKRIQSVNKHDRAERTNSDISLDQIQIFAQRPVRTGSPTLTASLGSTGSSKSPLRDETTDSDDDYDDVEIPTMTNSSFGDQTEQIPPPLPPKPKLRTSSEESVAGEDERLRKPSSLQAPSPLIRTSSETRARPTFQPRSSRNSDPTTFPVQDSARSSELVPPELPPKGIRRRQPLSKEPADCISPSLKTPRLYFKKIFHGCPLKINCSTTWENPSNKDQHLVIGAEEGIYTLNLNSSEVSMELLYPGKCTWLYIINNVLMSVSGKSLQLHSHSLKELFEQARKDHRIVSLPTHRLLPRRCAVTYKIPDTKGCKTCSVAGNLQRGCVFLCCGLESSVMLLQWYEPMHKFMLIKHFEFPLPSPLRVFEMVVAPQQEYPLVCIGVSRGPSTHFPVNVNYINLNSNTSWFTNSGMEIACPDAVQVTQVDSSSLLVLIENSVHVVGLEGELKSSRHDTAFSHDIESIVYFEETLLAVWRHGWQRRRLGSSEVLEGATDHRKIYRLVQSDKMVILESHQAEDQSGLSNLYVLEMAETYVMLS from the exons GCGCGAAACAAACAGAATGGAGAACTGGCAGCCATCAAGGTCATCAAGATGGAACCGG AGGACGATTTCTCCATCATCCAACAGGAAATTGTCATCGTGAAAAGCTGCAAACATCCCAACATAGTGGCTTATTATGGCAGCTACATTCG AGCAAATAAACTGTGGATCTGCATGGAGTTCTGCGGAGGAGGATCCCTCCAGGATGTGTACCACg TGACCGGTCCTCTGTCTGAGCCGCAGATCGCTTACATCAGCAGAGAGATGCTCCAG GGCCTGGACTATTTGCACGCGCAGAAGAAGATTCACAGAGACATCAAG GGTGCCAATGTCCTTCTCAACGACCAGGGCGAGGTCAAGCTGG CTGACTTTGGAATCTCGGCTCAGATCACAGCCACTCTGGCCCGACGGATGTCCTTCATCGGAACGCCGTACTG GATGGCGCCAGAGGTCGCAGCGGTGGAGATTAAAGGCGGATATAATGAATTGTGTGACATCTGGTCTGTGGGCATCACAGCCATCGAGCTGGCAGAGCTCCAGCCGCCACTCTTTGATGTGCACCCGCTGCG GGTCCTGTTTCTCATGTCAAAGAGCGGTTATCAACCACCAAAGCTGAAGGACAAGTCTAAATG GTCCGCTCATTTTTATAACTTTGTGAAGTCCATGTTGGTGAGGAACCCAAAGAAGAGACCCAACGCCGCCAAGATGCTCGCG CACGTCTTTCTCACGCAGCAGTGCCTGAACAGGGAGCTGACCCTGGATCTGCTGGAGAAATTCCATAATCCTGAGAAAATCAGAACTTGCCTGGTGACAGATGACGACGACATGGAG CTGATGGCTCCTAAATCTTTAAAGAGGATTCAGTCTGTCAACAAGCACGACCGGGCAGAGAGGACAAACTCAGACATCAGCT TGGATCAGATCCAGATCTTTGCCCAGAGGCCCGTCAGGACCGGCTCCCCAACG CTGACGGCCTCGCTGGGATCCACTGGCAGCAGCAAGAGTCCCCTCAG AGACGAGACCACAGACTCCGATGACGATTACGACGATgtggaaat TCCAACGATGACAAACAGCAG TTTCGGAGATCAAACCGAGCAGATTCCACCTCCACTTCCCCCAAAG CCCAAACTCCGGACGAGCTCCGAGGAAAGCGTGGCCGGAGAGGACGAGCGGCTGAGGAAGCCCAGCAGCCTGCAGGCGCCCTCCCCTCTCATTAGGACCTCCAGCGAGACTCGTGCCAGACCCACCTTCCAGCCGAGATCCTCACGGAACTCCG ACCCTACAACGTTCCCGGTCCAGGACAGTGCCAGATCATCTGAGCTTGTCCCCCCTGAGCTCCCCCCTAAAGGCATCCGCCGACGCCAGCCCCTCTCGAAG GAGCCTGCAGACTGCATCAGCCCCAGCTTGAAAACACCTCGG TTGTACTTCAAAAAGATCTTCCACGGCTGTCCTCTGAAGATCAACTGCTCTACAACCTGGGAAAACCCTTCCAACAAAG ACCAGCATTTAGTCATCGGTGCAGAGGAAGGAATCTACACGCTCAACCTCAACAGCTCTGAGGTCTCAATGGAGCTG CTGTATCCTGGAAAGTGCACCTGGTTGTACATCATTAATAACGTCCTCATGTCCGTCTCGG GTAAATCGCTGCAGCTTCACTCTCATTCCCTGAAGGAGTTGTTTGAACAAGCTCGGAAAGACCACCGGATCGTCTCTCTGCCCActcacaggctgctgcccaG GAGATGCGCCGTGACCTATAAAATACCTGATACCAAAGGCTGCAAAACCTGCTCAGTGG caggGAATCTGCAGCGagggtgtgtgtttctatgctgTGGCCTGGAGTCCAgcgtgatgctgctgcagtggtACGAGCCCATGCACAAGTTCATGCTCATAAAG CATTTTGAGTTCCCCTTGCCCAGCCCTTTACGGGTGTTTGAGATGGTGGTGGCCCCCCAGCAGGAGTACCCTCTGGTGTGTATCGGTGTCTCCAGAGGTCCCAGCACCCATTTTCCTGTCAATGTAAACTACATCAACCTCAACTCCAACACGTCCTGGTTCACCAACTCCGGCATGG AGATCGCTTGTCCAGATGCAGTCCAGGTAACCCAGGTGGACAGCAGCTCGCTACTTGTCCTGATTGAAA ATTCAGTACATGTAGTTGGTCTGGAGGGGGAGCTAAAGAGCAGCAGACACGACACCGCCTTCTCTCACGACATAGAGTCGATAG TATATTTCGAGGAAACGCTGTTGGCAGTGTGGCGTCACGGCTGGCAGAGAAGAAGACTGGGCTCCTCAGAGGTGCTGGAGGGAGCCACCGACCACAGGAAAATCTACAGACTGGTGCAATCAGACAA GATGGTCATCCTGGAGTCTCACCAAGCGGAGGACCAGTCCGGGCTCTCCAACCTCTACGTCCTGGAAATGGCAGAGACCTATGTCATGCTGTCCTGA
- the zmp:0000000529 gene encoding WD repeat-containing protein 20 yields MAGDGGTLKDINEIKSQFRTREGFYKLLTLSDSQQRGGLPRAANAGATLGPGAGAGPIPGGGVGLLQGPGAAAAAAAAASSSSNAAANSSPAGFLPPVRVSMVKLQPEDPGEESERVCFNIGRELYFYTYTNIKKAVDLSKPIDKRIYKGTQPTCHDFNQYSATAESVALIVGFSAGQVQYLDPIKKETSKLFNEERLIDKSKVTCLKWLPKSENLFLASHASGHLYLYNVEHPCGTTAPQYSLLRQGEGFAVYACKTKTPRNPLLRWAVGEGGLNEFAFSPDGVHVACVGQDGCLRVFHFDSMELRGVMKSYFGGLLCVSWSPDGKYLATGGEDDLVTVWSFAESRVVARGHGHKSWVNVVAFDPFTTSLEDDEPMELSGSEEDLHQGAPNNSMHFGRVRTSSTLSRLSRHSSKGGGSAAVSYRFGSVGQDTQFCLWDLTDDILYPRLPLSRAFTNTFGPSLSNSGSGGVNSTLVGGGTGGVEGHHHPPNTNTGTSNAPTLPLPLPRSLSRSNSLPHPAVANASKGQGTSEGSGGTGGGAGSNSGGNSTPFSIGRFATLSLQERKSDKSGSSSGVEKEHKRYHSLGNISKSNDKINVAPRSNRLDAAKVLGTTLCPRMHEVPLLEPLVCKKIAHERLTVLVFMDDCIITACQEGLICTWARPGKVTLTAQNGNSPSGTVV; encoded by the exons ATGGCCGGAGATGGCGGCACTCTGAAGGATATCAATGAGATTAAATCCCAGTTTCGGACCAGAGAAGGGTTCTACAAACTGCTAACCCTCTCGGACTCGCAGCAGAGGGGCGGACTGCCGCGGGCTGCAAACGCAGGAGCCACGCTGGGCCCCGGGGCTGGAGCAGGTCCGATACCCGGCGGAGGTGTCGGGCTGCTGCAGGGGCccggagccgccgccgctgcagccgcCGCTGCATCCTCCTCTTCCAATGCAGCGGCCAACTCCTCCCCGGCGGGCTTCCTCCCGCCGGTGCGGGTTTCTATGGTCAAGCTCCAGCCTGAGGACCCGGGCGAGGAGTCGGAGCGGGTGTGCTTCAACATCGGCAGGGAGCTGTATTTTTACACCTACACCAACATCAAGAAG gctgtggaCCTCAGCAAGCCGATAGACAAGAGGATCTACAAAGGCACCCAGCCAACGTGCCACGACTTCAACCAGTACTCTGCTACAGCGGAGAGTGTTGCTCTCATCGTGGGATTCTCGGCAGGACAGGTCCAGTATTTGGACCCGATCAAAAAGGAAACCAGCAAACTCTTCAACGAAGAG aggTTGATTGACAAATCTAAGGTGACGTGTTTAAAATGGCTTCCCAAGTCAGAGAACCTGTTTCTGGCCTCACACGCCAGCGGCCACCTCTACCTCTACAACGTGGAGCATCCGTGCGGCACCACGGCCCCCCAGTACTCCCTCCTGCGGCAGGGCGAAGGCTTCGCTGTCTATGCCTGCAAAACCAAAACGCCGCGCAACCCGCTGTTGCGGTGGGCTGTGGGAGAGGGCGGGCTCAACGAGTTTGCTTTCTCACCAGATGGCGTCCACGTGGCGTGCGTGGGCCAGGATGGCTGCCTGCGTGTCTTCCACTTTGACTCTATGGAGCTGCGGGGAGTGATGAAGAGCTACTTTGGCGGGCTGCTGTGTGTGTCGTGGAGCCCCGATGGGAAATACCTGGCCACGGGCGGGGAGGATGACCTGGTGACTGTGTGGTCGTTTGCAGAAAGCCGCGTGGTCGCCAGAGGTCACGGCCACAAGTCCTGGGTCAACGTGGTGGCATTTGACCCCTTTACAACGTCGTTGGAAGATGACGAGCCCATGGAGCTGAGCGGCAGTGAGGAGgacctccaccagggggcgccaaaCAACTCCATGCACTTTGGCCGAGTTCGAACAAGCAGCACGTTGTCGCGTCTCTCGCGCCACAGCTCTAAAGGTGGTGGGTCGGCGGCGGTCTCGTATCGGTTTGGCTCGGTGGGCCAGGACACCCAATTCTGCCTCTGGGACTTGACGGATGACATCTTATACCCCCGCCTACCGCTGTCCCGTGCCTTTACTAACACTTTTGGGCCTTCGCTGTCCAACTCTGGCAGTGGCGGGGTCAACAGTACTTTAGTTGGGGGGGGAACAGGTGGGGTTGAGGGTCACCACCATCCGCCGAACACTAACACAGGCACCTCAAACGCCCCCACGCTTCCCTTACCGCTCCCTCGTTCCCTCTCCCGTTCCAACTCTCTGCCCCACCCGGCAGTGGCCAACGCCTCAAAGGGGCAGGGCACCTCAGAAGGGAGCGGGGGCACCGGAGGAGGGGCGGGGAGCAACAGTGGCGGGAACAGTACCCCTTTTAGCATCGGCCGCTTCGCCACGTTGTCACTCCAGGAGCGCAAGTCGGACAAGTCCGGCTCCAGCAGTGGGGTGGAGAAGGAGCACAAGCGGTACCACAGCCTGGGCAACATCAGCAAAAGCAACGACAAGATCAACGTGGCGCCGCGGAGCAACCGGCTGGACGCCGCCAAAGTCCTGGGCACCACGCTGTGCCCGCGCATGCACGAGGTGCcgctgctggagccgctggtgTGCAAGAAGATCGCGCACGAGAGGCTGACGGTGCTGGTGTTCATGGACGACTGCATCATCACGGCCTGCCAGGAGGGGCTGATCTGCACCTGGGCACGGCCGGGGAAGGTG ACCTTGACGGCACAGAACGGGAACTCTCCGAGTGGCACGGTGGTATAG